The Thermithiobacillus plumbiphilus genome includes a region encoding these proteins:
- a CDS encoding thiol:disulfide interchange protein DsbA/DsbL: protein MNRRNFLNQLFLLLFLGSPAFAWALSAGTDYVPLERPVPADNRKGVEVVEVFAFSCPHCYELEPVLQQWLRKNEGRVNFVGMPVVGNPSQEGMARAFYAAQAMGKEHAYREALFNAIQRQGMDWQDPATFVQAARQVGLDPDRFQAMMSSFSVASKVNRARQLTEDYGITGVPTLIVAGRYRTSPAYTNGDSEKLMQVVGQLVQKVKTR from the coding sequence ATGAATCGACGCAACTTCCTGAACCAGCTCTTTCTTTTGCTGTTTCTGGGCAGCCCGGCATTTGCCTGGGCGCTCAGCGCCGGCACCGACTACGTTCCTCTGGAACGGCCGGTACCGGCGGACAACCGCAAGGGCGTGGAGGTAGTGGAGGTCTTTGCCTTCAGTTGCCCTCACTGCTATGAGCTGGAACCCGTGCTGCAGCAGTGGCTGCGCAAAAACGAGGGCCGGGTGAATTTCGTCGGTATGCCGGTGGTCGGCAATCCGAGCCAGGAAGGCATGGCGCGGGCATTCTATGCCGCCCAGGCCATGGGCAAGGAACACGCCTACCGCGAGGCGCTCTTCAATGCCATTCAAAGGCAGGGCATGGACTGGCAGGATCCGGCTACCTTTGTCCAGGCCGCCCGCCAGGTCGGGCTGGATCCTGACCGCTTTCAGGCGATGATGAGCTCCTTCTCGGTGGCCTCCAAGGTCAACCGGGCACGCCAACTCACCGAGGATTATGGCATCACCGGGGTACCCACCCTGATCGTCGCCGGCCGTTACCGCACCTCCCCGGCATACACCAATGGCGACAGCGAAAAACTGATGCAGGTCGTGGGCCAACTGGTGCAAAAGGTCAAAACCCGCTGA
- a CDS encoding DEAD/DEAH box helicase has translation MSFAELNLCQPLMQALAASGYDQPTEIQRQAIPAALSGQDVMASAQTGTGKTAAFVLPALQRLQTPAAVSGRGPRVLILTPTRELAQQIQEAIRRYARFTPLRAGVIVGGAPYPAQEQMLARPLDLLVATPGRLIDHMQRNRVDFSRMELLVLDEADRMLDMGFVDDVERIAAAAPASRQTLLFSATLEGGPARLASRMLKDPVRIQVAGVREKHDNIEQRLLLADGVEHKRRLLEHLLQQDELTQAIVFTATKAAADQLAENLAGQGHASAALHGDMRQSARTRTVQRMRRGQVRVLVATDVAARGLDIQGLSHVINFDLPMVAEDYVHRIGRTGRGGASGVAISFAGPQERGNLSRIERLTGHRMERSVIVGLEPRQSESASRPAPRRTGAPRPGQQPGNRAGASARPGDRTDAPARQGEGRYGENSRFSKDAPRRGEGRGWKAGEQNGPRRGYR, from the coding sequence ATGTCATTTGCAGAACTGAATCTTTGCCAGCCCCTCATGCAGGCACTGGCCGCCTCCGGCTATGACCAGCCGACCGAAATCCAGCGTCAGGCCATCCCCGCCGCCCTGAGCGGCCAGGATGTCATGGCCTCGGCGCAGACCGGCACGGGCAAGACCGCCGCCTTCGTGCTGCCGGCCCTGCAACGCCTGCAGACCCCGGCCGCCGTGTCCGGCCGCGGCCCGCGCGTGCTGATTCTCACCCCCACCCGCGAACTGGCGCAGCAGATCCAGGAAGCCATCCGCCGCTATGCCCGCTTCACCCCCTTGCGGGCCGGCGTGATCGTCGGTGGCGCCCCCTATCCCGCCCAGGAACAGATGCTGGCCCGCCCCCTGGATCTGCTGGTGGCGACGCCGGGACGGCTGATCGACCACATGCAGCGCAATCGGGTGGATTTCTCCCGCATGGAACTGCTGGTGCTCGACGAGGCCGATCGCATGCTGGACATGGGCTTTGTCGATGACGTGGAACGGATCGCCGCCGCGGCCCCGGCCTCGCGTCAGACCCTGCTGTTTTCAGCCACCCTGGAAGGTGGCCCGGCCCGTCTGGCCAGCCGCATGCTGAAAGACCCGGTGCGCATCCAGGTCGCCGGCGTGCGCGAAAAGCATGACAACATCGAGCAGCGCCTGCTCCTGGCCGATGGCGTCGAGCACAAGCGCCGCCTGCTGGAGCACCTGCTGCAACAGGACGAGCTGACCCAGGCCATCGTGTTCACCGCCACCAAGGCCGCGGCCGATCAGCTTGCCGAGAACCTGGCCGGTCAGGGCCATGCCAGTGCCGCCCTGCATGGCGACATGCGCCAGTCAGCCCGTACCCGCACCGTGCAGCGCATGCGTCGTGGACAGGTGCGCGTTCTGGTGGCTACTGACGTCGCGGCCCGCGGCCTGGACATCCAGGGCCTGAGTCATGTGATCAACTTCGATCTGCCCATGGTGGCCGAGGACTACGTGCATCGCATCGGCCGCACCGGCCGCGGTGGTGCCAGTGGTGTCGCCATCTCCTTCGCCGGCCCGCAGGAGCGCGGCAACCTGAGCCGCATCGAGCGCCTGACCGGTCATCGCATGGAGCGCAGCGTCATTGTCGGGCTGGAACCGCGCCAAAGCGAGAGCGCATCGCGCCCCGCGCCCCGGCGCACAGGTGCCCCCCGCCCTGGCCAGCAGCCCGGCAATCGCGCGGGTGCGTCAGCCCGTCCAGGTGACAGGACCGACGCGCCGGCGCGTCAGGGCGAAGGCCGCTATGGCGAGAACAGCCGCTTCTCCAAGGATGCCCCCCGCCGGGGTGAAGGCCGCGGCTGGAAGGCCGGCGAGCAGAATGGCCCGCGCCGGGGCTATCGTTAA
- a CDS encoding SPOR domain-containing protein, protein MRDYKGNTSRSSGPQRRRPAAVRKPPPKAASSGGGPRWLLAGLAAGLLVALLVFLSGREDPAKPDLRLSETDETPARVAPPRPAPRVEDPKPAPAKPEKDPEALALLEEPLPPPRPAPPAPATPAAKPAPSTATTASDKAEKPVKTAKAEKRPPEEAKYQFYDLLPSMEVEVPADALDTPPGSAPDHAAARLAEGAAPHSDPAPIAKLAPGEYFVIQAGSFRDPAEAQAMSAKLALRGLRTRVRPVTIPGQGKWYRLRSEPYHQAQEASEALQAARASGAQVMLIKTR, encoded by the coding sequence ATGCGCGATTACAAGGGCAATACCAGCCGATCCTCGGGCCCGCAAAGGCGCCGTCCCGCCGCCGTGCGCAAGCCGCCACCGAAGGCCGCAAGCAGTGGCGGCGGGCCGCGCTGGCTGCTGGCTGGGCTTGCCGCGGGCCTGCTGGTGGCCTTGCTGGTATTCCTGAGCGGCCGCGAGGACCCCGCCAAACCCGACCTGCGCCTGAGCGAGACCGACGAGACCCCTGCCCGGGTTGCTCCCCCGCGTCCGGCACCGCGTGTTGAAGACCCGAAGCCCGCGCCAGCCAAGCCAGAAAAGGATCCCGAGGCCCTGGCCCTGCTGGAGGAGCCTCTCCCACCCCCCAGGCCGGCCCCGCCAGCGCCCGCCACGCCGGCAGCAAAACCCGCCCCCAGCACGGCAACCACCGCCTCGGACAAGGCCGAGAAGCCGGTGAAGACTGCCAAAGCCGAGAAGCGGCCTCCTGAGGAAGCCAAATATCAGTTCTATGACCTGCTGCCGAGCATGGAAGTCGAAGTCCCGGCCGATGCGCTCGACACCCCGCCTGGCAGCGCACCAGATCACGCCGCCGCCCGCCTGGCCGAGGGGGCGGCCCCGCACAGCGATCCGGCGCCCATTGCCAAGCTCGCCCCTGGCGAGTACTTCGTCATCCAGGCCGGTTCCTTCCGGGATCCCGCCGAGGCCCAGGCCATGAGTGCCAAACTTGCCTTGCGCGGTCTGCGCACGCGGGTGCGGCCGGTGACGATCCCCGGCCAGGGCAAGTGGTACCGCCTGCGCAGCGAACCCTATCATCAGGCCCAGGAAGCCAGCGAGGCACTGCAGGCAGCCCGCGCCAGCGGCGCCCAGGTCATGCTCATCAAGACCCGCTGA
- the argS gene encoding arginine--tRNA ligase, whose amino-acid sequence MKTLLSTLIQSALQDLQARGQLPADIQARIQFDRPKQREHGHFASNVALILAKAAGRKPRELAEALVAALPASDQVERVEIAGPGFINFFLTPAAFQAVLHQALDDPEAFGRSDTGAGRKIQLEFVSANPTGPLHVGHGRGAAYGATLANLLDNAGFAVHKEYYVNDAGRQMDILAVSVWLRYLEALGVAYPFPPNAYQGSYVRAIAEDLRQQHGERFRVEATDLSDLPDPASEPEPYLDALIERARRLLDSDGFAIVHAAGLTSILDDIREDLAEFGVTFDTWFSEKSLMDRDLVGHTIATLQAGGHLYERDGALWFRSTAFGDDKDRVVRRENGAYTYFASDIAYHANKFARGFEQVIDMWGADHHGYVPRVKAALQALDLDPARLEVLLVQFAILYRGSEKVSMSTRAGEFVTLRELRQEVGKDAARFFYVLRRADQHLDFDLELAKSQSDENPVFYIQYAHARIHSVFRQARERGMTLPDWRNTDLSPLDSTHEIELMDRIARFPEVAEQAAIDREPHQIAFYLKDLASEFHTYYNASRFLLEDERLRNARLSLVRATGYVIARGLGLLGVSAPEQM is encoded by the coding sequence GTGAAAACCCTCCTCAGCACGCTCATCCAGTCCGCCCTGCAGGACCTGCAGGCCCGGGGCCAGTTGCCCGCCGATATCCAGGCCAGAATCCAGTTCGACCGTCCCAAGCAGCGCGAACATGGCCACTTCGCCAGCAATGTCGCCCTGATACTGGCCAAGGCGGCCGGGCGCAAGCCACGCGAACTGGCCGAGGCCCTGGTCGCCGCCCTGCCGGCCTCGGATCAGGTCGAACGTGTCGAGATCGCAGGTCCCGGCTTCATCAACTTCTTCCTGACACCGGCCGCCTTCCAGGCCGTGCTGCACCAGGCGCTCGATGATCCCGAAGCCTTCGGCCGCAGCGACACCGGCGCGGGCCGGAAGATCCAGCTCGAATTCGTGTCCGCCAACCCCACCGGCCCCCTGCATGTTGGTCATGGCCGCGGCGCGGCCTATGGCGCCACGCTCGCCAATCTGCTCGACAACGCCGGGTTTGCGGTGCACAAGGAGTATTACGTCAACGACGCCGGCCGGCAGATGGACATCCTTGCCGTCAGCGTCTGGCTGCGCTATCTCGAAGCCCTCGGCGTGGCCTACCCCTTCCCGCCCAATGCCTATCAGGGCAGCTATGTCCGCGCCATTGCCGAAGATCTGCGCCAGCAGCATGGCGAGCGCTTCCGGGTCGAGGCCACCGATCTTTCTGACCTGCCGGACCCGGCCAGCGAGCCCGAACCCTATCTCGATGCCCTGATCGAGCGGGCCCGCCGCCTGCTTGACAGCGATGGCTTTGCCATCGTCCATGCCGCGGGGCTTACCAGCATTCTCGACGACATCCGCGAGGATCTTGCCGAATTCGGCGTCACCTTCGATACCTGGTTCTCCGAAAAGAGCCTGATGGACCGGGATCTGGTCGGCCACACCATCGCAACCCTCCAGGCCGGTGGGCATCTATACGAGCGGGATGGCGCCCTGTGGTTCCGCTCCACCGCCTTTGGCGACGACAAGGACCGCGTGGTGCGGCGCGAGAATGGCGCCTACACCTACTTCGCCTCCGACATCGCGTATCACGCCAACAAATTCGCGCGCGGCTTCGAGCAGGTCATCGACATGTGGGGCGCCGATCACCACGGCTACGTGCCACGGGTCAAGGCGGCGCTGCAGGCCCTGGATCTCGATCCCGCGCGTCTGGAAGTACTGCTGGTGCAGTTCGCCATCCTCTATCGCGGCAGCGAGAAGGTCTCGATGTCCACCCGCGCCGGCGAGTTCGTCACCCTGCGCGAGCTGCGCCAGGAAGTCGGCAAGGATGCCGCGCGCTTTTTCTACGTGCTGCGCCGTGCCGACCAGCATCTTGACTTTGATCTGGAACTTGCCAAGAGCCAGAGCGACGAGAACCCGGTGTTCTATATCCAGTACGCCCATGCCCGCATCCACAGCGTGTTTCGCCAGGCCCGTGAGCGCGGCATGACGCTGCCGGACTGGCGCAACACGGATCTCTCTCCGCTCGACAGCACCCATGAGATCGAGCTCATGGACCGCATCGCGCGTTTTCCCGAAGTCGCCGAGCAGGCCGCCATCGACCGCGAGCCGCACCAGATCGCCTTCTACCTCAAGGACCTCGCCAGCGAGTTCCATACCTATTACAACGCCAGCCGCTTCCTCCTGGAAGATGAGCGCCTGCGCAATGCCCGCCTGAGTCTGGTGCGCGCCACGGGCTATGTCATTGCCCGCGGCCTGGGCCTGCTCGGCGTCAGCGCGCCGGAACAGATGTAG
- a CDS encoding primosomal protein N': MNRSSSAPGFLRVAVFAPLRQTFHYLPCPTPWAWQPGQRVRVPFGKAQRLGIVLGLDPVPDRDPAQLKAVLEVLDPEPLLPASLHALLHFAAQYYHHPVGEIWATALPVLLRKGLMPFPPETCWGLSDAGRAQLQAGLKRAPRQQQALAFLAAQAGSTPESALPAAWGKGWKSLRDTCAAKGWICAQAPESRAPLQIPPSPFALNPDQTGAVAAIQAAQGFAPFLLDGVTGSGKTAVYLEVIAPLLAQDRQALVLVPDISLTPQLLQRFAARFGASQVAALHSGLTDIQRLAIWSRARRGELAVIIGTRSALFTPLARPGILIIDEEHDSSLKQQDGFRYSARDLAIVRARLENVPVVLGSATPSLESLHNARQGRFRHLILPRRAGNASLPQVGLIDLRRQALQGGLSQTLIKALRETLARGEQALLFINRRGYAPAILCHECGWVANCRRCSAPMTLHQGVRRLRCHHCGADHAIPAQCGNPLCGSPQLIPLGQGTEQVESVLRALPDLEVPIQRIDRDAVRRKGELEAALEEIQQGAPRILVGTQMLAKGHHFPQVTLVGIINADQGLFSADFRGQERLLAQVLQVAGRAGRAERPGQVLIQTHHPDHPLMQALRALDYGAHAEVLLTERELTGLPPFSALALLHAEAQQPPQTLEFLHDAARCLHHPELRAQGPLPAPMERRAGHYRAQLWLHAPRRETLAQALGPWLQAIEKLPSARRVRWTLDVDPVELL; encoded by the coding sequence ATGAACCGCTCCAGTTCCGCCCCAGGCTTTTTGCGCGTTGCCGTGTTTGCGCCGCTGCGCCAGACCTTCCACTATCTGCCCTGTCCCACGCCCTGGGCCTGGCAGCCGGGGCAACGGGTCCGGGTGCCCTTTGGAAAAGCCCAGCGGCTCGGGATCGTGCTGGGCCTGGATCCGGTCCCCGACCGGGATCCTGCGCAACTCAAGGCAGTCCTCGAAGTGCTCGACCCGGAGCCGCTCCTGCCCGCCAGCCTGCATGCCCTGCTGCATTTTGCCGCGCAGTATTATCATCACCCGGTCGGCGAGATCTGGGCCACGGCCCTGCCGGTACTGCTGCGCAAGGGACTGATGCCATTTCCGCCGGAAACCTGCTGGGGCCTGAGCGATGCCGGCCGGGCGCAACTGCAGGCCGGGCTGAAACGCGCGCCGCGCCAGCAGCAGGCGCTCGCTTTCCTGGCGGCACAGGCAGGCAGCACCCCGGAATCCGCCCTGCCCGCCGCCTGGGGCAAGGGCTGGAAGTCGCTGCGCGACACCTGCGCCGCCAAGGGCTGGATCTGCGCGCAGGCACCTGAAAGCCGGGCACCCCTGCAGATCCCGCCATCGCCCTTCGCGCTCAACCCCGATCAGACGGGCGCCGTGGCGGCCATCCAGGCCGCCCAGGGCTTTGCCCCCTTTCTGCTCGATGGCGTCACCGGCAGCGGCAAGACCGCGGTCTATCTGGAAGTCATCGCGCCGCTGCTGGCCCAGGATCGCCAGGCCCTGGTATTGGTGCCGGACATCAGCCTGACCCCGCAGTTATTGCAACGCTTTGCCGCGCGCTTTGGCGCCAGCCAGGTCGCGGCCCTGCACTCGGGACTGACCGACATCCAGCGTCTGGCCATCTGGAGCCGGGCCCGGCGCGGCGAGCTGGCGGTCATCATCGGCACCCGCTCGGCGCTCTTTACGCCCCTGGCGCGCCCCGGCATCCTGATCATCGACGAGGAGCACGACAGCTCGCTCAAGCAGCAGGATGGCTTTCGCTATTCGGCGCGGGATCTCGCCATTGTCCGCGCCCGGCTGGAAAACGTGCCGGTGGTGCTGGGTTCGGCCACGCCCTCGCTGGAGAGCCTGCACAATGCCCGCCAGGGACGCTTCCGGCACCTGATTCTGCCCAGGCGGGCGGGCAATGCCAGCCTGCCGCAGGTCGGACTCATTGATCTGCGCCGCCAGGCGCTGCAGGGTGGCCTGTCCCAAACCCTGATCAAGGCCCTGCGCGAGACGCTCGCGCGCGGCGAGCAGGCCCTGCTGTTCATCAACCGGCGCGGCTATGCCCCGGCCATTCTCTGCCATGAATGCGGCTGGGTGGCCAACTGTCGGCGTTGCAGCGCGCCGATGACCCTGCACCAGGGCGTGCGGCGCCTGCGCTGCCACCATTGCGGCGCCGATCACGCCATTCCGGCGCAGTGCGGCAATCCGCTCTGCGGCAGCCCGCAGCTGATCCCGCTGGGCCAGGGCACCGAACAGGTGGAAAGCGTGCTGCGCGCCCTGCCGGATCTCGAAGTACCGATCCAGCGCATTGATCGCGATGCCGTGCGGCGCAAGGGCGAACTCGAAGCCGCGCTGGAAGAGATCCAGCAGGGCGCGCCGCGCATCCTCGTCGGCACGCAGATGCTCGCCAAGGGCCACCACTTCCCGCAGGTCACTTTGGTGGGCATCATCAATGCCGACCAGGGGCTTTTCAGCGCTGACTTTCGCGGGCAGGAACGCCTGCTGGCCCAGGTGCTGCAGGTCGCTGGGCGCGCCGGGCGTGCCGAGCGGCCCGGACAGGTCTTGATCCAGACCCACCACCCCGACCACCCCTTGATGCAGGCCCTGCGCGCGCTCGACTATGGCGCCCACGCCGAGGTCCTGCTGACCGAGCGCGAGCTCACCGGCCTGCCGCCGTTCAGCGCCCTGGCCCTGCTGCATGCCGAAGCCCAGCAGCCGCCCCAGACCCTGGAATTCCTGCATGACGCGGCACGCTGCCTGCATCACCCCGAGCTGCGCGCCCAGGGTCCCCTGCCGGCACCCATGGAGCGCCGCGCCGGCCACTATCGCGCCCAGCTCTGGCTGCATGCGCCGCGCCGCGAAACCCTCGCCCAGGCGCTGGGGCCCTGGCTGCAGGCCATCGAAAAGCTCCCCAGCGCGCGGCGGGTACGCTGGACCCTGGATGTCGATCCGGTGGAGCTGCTTTGA